In Myxococcus guangdongensis, one genomic interval encodes:
- the plsY gene encoding glycerol-3-phosphate 1-O-acyltransferase PlsY: MTLALVLLGYLAGSIPFGVLLTRWFRGVDVRQSGSGNIGATNVTRVAGKKLGAVVLVLDAVKGALPVVLALRLVPELPGVHVLVALSAVLGHVFPVWLKLHGGKGVATALGVLLVLVPQAALAAGLVFIAIFAVWRVSSLGSLAAGATAVGTSALTARAPEYAGLSAVLFALMLWTHRSNIHRLMRRTERRF; the protein is encoded by the coding sequence GTGACTCTCGCGCTCGTCCTGCTGGGCTACCTGGCTGGCTCCATCCCCTTCGGTGTCCTGCTGACGCGGTGGTTTCGCGGCGTCGACGTGCGCCAGAGCGGCAGCGGCAACATCGGCGCCACCAACGTCACCCGCGTCGCGGGCAAGAAGCTGGGCGCGGTGGTGCTGGTGCTCGACGCGGTGAAGGGCGCGCTGCCGGTGGTGCTCGCGCTGAGGCTGGTGCCGGAGCTGCCCGGGGTGCACGTGCTGGTGGCCCTCTCGGCCGTGCTGGGCCATGTCTTCCCGGTGTGGCTCAAGCTGCACGGGGGCAAGGGCGTGGCCACCGCGCTGGGCGTGCTGCTGGTGCTGGTGCCCCAGGCCGCCCTGGCCGCGGGGCTCGTCTTCATCGCCATCTTCGCGGTGTGGCGCGTCAGCTCGCTGGGCTCGCTCGCGGCGGGGGCGACGGCGGTGGGCACCTCCGCGCTCACCGCCCGCGCCCCCGAGTACGCCGGCCTCTCAGCGGTCCTCTTCGCCCTCATGCTCTGGACGCACCGAAGCAACATCCACCGGCTCATGCGACGCACGGAGCGGCGCTTCTGA
- a CDS encoding DUF2752 domain-containing protein, giving the protein MKVFLPPRNRRLGTVDYLGFIGLAGLLVARFIPVAKLIPFWGCVLRERTGWPCLGCGLTRVADRVAHFNFVGAWEANPLGTVAAVLFALAAVAMVVHLVFAVPIPEIQLSLREWKAFQVVMPVIVLVNYAYVVVKTRFPHLLL; this is encoded by the coding sequence ATGAAGGTCTTCCTCCCTCCTCGCAACCGCCGGCTCGGCACGGTGGACTACCTGGGCTTCATCGGCCTGGCGGGGCTGCTCGTCGCCCGCTTCATCCCGGTGGCGAAGCTCATCCCGTTCTGGGGCTGCGTGCTTCGCGAGCGGACGGGCTGGCCCTGCCTCGGCTGCGGCCTCACCCGCGTGGCGGACCGCGTCGCCCACTTCAACTTCGTGGGCGCGTGGGAGGCCAACCCCCTGGGCACCGTGGCCGCCGTGCTGTTCGCGCTCGCGGCCGTGGCCATGGTGGTGCACCTGGTGTTCGCGGTCCCCATCCCTGAAATCCAGCTCTCGCTTCGGGAGTGGAAGGCGTTCCAGGTGGTGATGCCCGTCATCGTCCTGGTGAATTACGCCTACGTGGTGGTGAAGACGCGCTTCCCCCACCTGCTGCTATAG
- a CDS encoding radical SAM protein, with the protein MEGRYSLIHHVRSLLDDEEGTLYKEAPFRVALCYPSPYHVGMSSLGFQAIYREVHQHPGATAERVFLPDDVEAFKKTRTPLFTWESQAAVSSFQMLAFSVAYELELTGLFSLLELAGLPVLAEERREGRHPLVVAGGPLTFSNPDPLEPFVDVLVQGESEELIHVLVEAAASMDREALLDHLARIPGFRVPGRGGARYHVARATDSRLPARSQIITPHTELRSMFLIEPERGCSRGCHYCVMRRTTNGGMRTVPPERVLSLIPENAKRVGLVGAAVTDHPRIVELLRTLVDSGREVGVSSLRADRLTQELVDQLRRGGATNLTVAADGASQRMRDMVDRKHSEEQIVRAAGYARTAGMKQLKVYNVVGLPFEDETDIDELIRFTAELSRILPVALGVAPFVAKRNTPLDGAPFAGIREVENRLERLRKGLRGRAEVRPTSARWAWVEYMLAQCGPEGGLAAMDAWRAGGSFSAWKKAFEARGCEPYLARRVEDGRRNPTLWPTVPKVAPAPSAV; encoded by the coding sequence ATGGAGGGCCGTTACTCACTCATCCACCACGTCCGCTCGCTGTTGGACGACGAAGAGGGCACCCTCTACAAGGAAGCGCCCTTCCGCGTGGCGCTCTGCTACCCCAGCCCCTACCACGTGGGGATGAGCTCGCTGGGCTTCCAGGCCATCTACCGGGAAGTCCACCAGCACCCCGGCGCCACCGCGGAGCGCGTGTTCCTCCCGGATGACGTGGAGGCGTTCAAGAAGACGCGGACGCCGCTGTTCACCTGGGAGTCCCAGGCCGCGGTCTCCAGCTTCCAGATGCTGGCGTTCTCCGTCGCATACGAGCTGGAGCTGACGGGGCTCTTCTCGCTGCTGGAGTTGGCCGGGCTGCCCGTGTTGGCGGAGGAGCGCCGGGAGGGCCGCCATCCGTTGGTGGTGGCTGGCGGGCCGCTGACGTTCTCCAACCCGGATCCGCTGGAGCCCTTCGTCGACGTGCTCGTCCAGGGCGAATCCGAGGAGCTGATCCACGTCCTGGTGGAGGCGGCCGCCTCGATGGATCGCGAGGCGCTGTTGGATCATCTGGCTCGCATCCCGGGCTTCCGGGTGCCGGGCAGGGGAGGGGCGCGCTACCACGTGGCCCGGGCGACGGACTCACGGTTGCCCGCTCGCTCGCAGATCATCACGCCGCACACGGAGCTGCGCTCGATGTTCCTCATCGAGCCGGAGCGTGGCTGTTCTCGCGGGTGCCACTACTGCGTCATGCGGCGCACCACCAACGGGGGGATGCGGACGGTGCCGCCCGAGCGGGTGCTGTCGCTCATCCCGGAGAACGCGAAGCGGGTGGGACTGGTGGGCGCGGCGGTGACGGACCACCCGCGCATCGTCGAACTCCTGCGCACCCTGGTGGACTCGGGGCGCGAGGTGGGCGTGTCGTCACTCCGAGCCGACCGGCTGACGCAGGAGCTGGTGGATCAACTCCGCCGGGGCGGGGCCACGAACCTGACGGTGGCGGCGGACGGCGCCTCGCAGCGGATGCGGGACATGGTGGACCGCAAGCACTCCGAGGAACAGATTGTGCGCGCGGCCGGGTATGCCCGGACCGCCGGCATGAAGCAGCTCAAGGTGTACAACGTCGTGGGTCTCCCGTTCGAGGACGAGACGGACATCGACGAGTTGATCCGCTTCACGGCGGAGCTGTCGCGAATCCTTCCCGTGGCGCTGGGCGTGGCGCCCTTCGTGGCCAAGCGGAACACGCCGTTGGACGGCGCGCCCTTCGCGGGCATCCGCGAGGTGGAGAACCGGCTGGAGCGGCTGCGCAAGGGGCTGCGGGGGCGCGCGGAGGTGCGTCCCACGTCCGCGCGCTGGGCCTGGGTGGAGTACATGCTGGCCCAGTGTGGTCCCGAGGGCGGGCTGGCGGCGATGGATGCCTGGCGGGCGGGCGGCAGCTTTTCCGCGTGGAAGAAGGCCTTCGAGGCGAGGGGCTGTGAGCCCTATCTCGCGCGTCGGGTGGAGGATGGGCGACGCAATCCCACCCTCTGGCCCACCGTTCCGAAGGTGGCACCCGCGCCGTCGGCCGTGTGA
- a CDS encoding DUF4920 domain-containing protein — protein sequence MNSLRTSLMLLVAVPLVAFAGDKTPAKGKTADKAAAAADCHHPADKAAAAPKPEAAKDDSWKLTRGEALKGASEVKLADLLSKPQAHDGKTVRLEGTVRKACEKKGCWMELAQEGQAKGPGVRVTFKDYGFFVPLDSAGSQARVEGVVKVAELSEGHAAHYEAEGAIVPRGADGKPREVQLVATGVELRR from the coding sequence ATGAACTCGCTCCGCACGTCCCTGATGCTGCTGGTCGCTGTTCCCCTGGTGGCCTTCGCTGGCGACAAGACGCCCGCCAAGGGAAAGACGGCCGACAAGGCCGCGGCCGCCGCCGACTGTCACCACCCGGCCGACAAGGCCGCCGCCGCGCCCAAGCCCGAGGCCGCGAAGGATGACAGCTGGAAGCTCACCCGGGGCGAGGCCCTCAAGGGCGCCTCCGAGGTGAAGCTCGCGGACCTGCTCTCCAAGCCCCAGGCCCACGACGGCAAGACGGTGCGGCTCGAGGGCACGGTGCGCAAGGCGTGTGAGAAGAAGGGCTGCTGGATGGAGCTCGCGCAGGAAGGTCAGGCGAAGGGTCCGGGCGTGCGCGTGACGTTCAAGGACTACGGCTTCTTCGTGCCGCTGGACTCGGCGGGCTCACAGGCGCGCGTCGAGGGCGTGGTGAAGGTGGCAGAGCTGAGTGAAGGCCACGCGGCGCACTACGAGGCCGAGGGCGCCATCGTCCCGCGCGGCGCGGACGGCAAGCCGCGCGAGGTGCAGCTGGTGGCGACGGGCGTCGAGCTGCGTCGGTAG
- a CDS encoding FtsK/SpoIIIE family DNA translocase, whose translation MTAKKGRAEKAVLSRQEIATRRKALADKRRKAGVEGGDGTTARAITGVFLLAASLLSLLSVATFDAHDRVGPGFRNAVGPMGHLIAETLRGMLGVCAYLAPAGGVYAAMVLFVGSRERKRGPQIVSLVLLTASVAVLAQLIFAGDKGWAHPPGGALGASLGGVMEGLFSTVGTVILVTAISAAALIVGTQYTFFKLCSLVWAGLSVLGRRVSDAAEAFWEQQKVAYKARQERAAEEKLEEAAFLAQIEADEEELAEAERAAEEAEAAEAEAMAEEAVRLARQNEKEQAVAAKLALKESREKEKLEKQTRKALPLPEDTDSLPPTSSPPAPAERMLPRIAEKRPAPGADPAWAASFLAPQPHSAPPIVPEGVEPPRGRRKTPNIVTGPAAPIAALPESTEPVAPAPVISLPQPPQAAAPQPAPAQAASALARMPLIVEPKAPPKPTVKKTQDQFEFVGDRKSFSLPPLDVLEYDKKERSELDKDAFLSTAEKLRAKLADFGIVGEVVEIRPGPVVTMYEFLPGPGIKVSKIAALADDLAMAMEAMRVRIVAPIPGKGVVGIEVPNKDRETVYLKEIAEQDAFLKGPSKLTMCVGKDIEGMPYVFDLAKAPHLLIAGTTGSGKSVAVNSMIMSILLKSTPEEVRFIMVDPKMLELSVYEGIPHLLLPVVTDPKKAALALRWAVEEMERRYQMLSEAGVRNIAGYNKLVESSASEVKEVLAAAEPAPKKSKPKKVLVVDLEGGEPKPAAQASDGLGVAAPREDMEDLREALVSAEDEAAPEVPEVEAEPEDDDAGAPLDAAASKPEKKELKKLPYIVVIIDELADLMMVASREVETYVARLAQMARAAGIHLMVATQRPSTDVVTGIIKANFPTRISFMLRSKPDSMTILGTVGAEALLGMGDMLIMPPTSAHLQRVHGAFVSEQEIKKAVDHLKAQGKPVFDESILKPRDEDVESGGGEDELSDELYDQALATVSEMRAVSISMLQRKMRIGYNRAARMIERMERDGVVGAADGAKPREVLIRGVGDMPGAGAM comes from the coding sequence ATGACGGCGAAGAAGGGTCGGGCGGAGAAGGCAGTGCTGTCCCGGCAGGAGATCGCGACGCGTCGCAAGGCGCTCGCGGACAAACGGCGCAAGGCGGGGGTCGAGGGCGGTGACGGAACGACGGCCCGAGCCATCACCGGTGTCTTCCTGCTGGCGGCGTCCCTGCTGTCATTGTTGTCGGTGGCCACGTTCGACGCCCATGACCGGGTCGGACCAGGCTTCCGCAACGCGGTGGGCCCCATGGGCCACCTCATCGCGGAGACCCTGCGGGGGATGCTCGGCGTGTGCGCCTACCTGGCGCCCGCGGGAGGCGTCTACGCCGCGATGGTGCTCTTCGTGGGCAGCCGCGAGCGCAAGCGCGGGCCGCAAATCGTCAGCCTCGTCCTGCTGACGGCGAGCGTGGCCGTGCTGGCGCAGCTCATCTTCGCGGGCGACAAGGGCTGGGCGCATCCGCCCGGTGGCGCGCTGGGCGCGAGCCTGGGCGGCGTCATGGAGGGGCTGTTCTCCACCGTCGGCACCGTCATCCTCGTCACCGCCATCAGCGCGGCGGCGCTCATCGTCGGCACCCAGTACACGTTCTTCAAGCTGTGCTCGCTGGTGTGGGCCGGACTGAGCGTGCTGGGCCGCCGCGTCTCCGATGCCGCCGAGGCCTTCTGGGAGCAGCAGAAGGTCGCCTACAAGGCCCGCCAGGAGCGCGCCGCGGAGGAGAAGCTCGAGGAGGCCGCCTTCCTCGCGCAAATCGAGGCGGACGAGGAGGAGCTCGCCGAGGCCGAGCGCGCCGCCGAGGAGGCCGAGGCCGCCGAAGCGGAGGCCATGGCCGAGGAGGCCGTGCGCCTGGCCCGCCAGAACGAGAAGGAGCAGGCCGTCGCCGCGAAGCTGGCCCTCAAGGAGTCTCGCGAGAAGGAGAAGCTGGAGAAGCAGACGCGCAAGGCCCTGCCCCTGCCCGAGGACACGGACTCGCTGCCGCCCACGTCCTCGCCGCCCGCGCCCGCCGAGAGGATGCTGCCGCGCATCGCGGAGAAGCGCCCCGCTCCCGGCGCGGACCCGGCCTGGGCCGCGTCGTTCCTGGCGCCCCAGCCCCACTCCGCGCCCCCCATCGTCCCCGAGGGCGTGGAGCCTCCGCGCGGCCGCCGCAAGACGCCGAACATCGTCACCGGCCCCGCCGCGCCCATCGCCGCGCTGCCCGAGTCCACCGAGCCCGTGGCCCCGGCGCCCGTCATCTCCCTGCCCCAGCCTCCGCAGGCCGCGGCGCCCCAGCCCGCACCGGCCCAGGCCGCGTCCGCCCTGGCGCGCATGCCGCTCATCGTGGAGCCCAAGGCGCCGCCCAAGCCCACCGTGAAGAAGACCCAGGACCAGTTCGAGTTCGTGGGTGACCGCAAGAGCTTCTCGCTGCCGCCGCTCGACGTGCTCGAGTACGACAAGAAGGAGCGCTCGGAGCTGGACAAGGACGCGTTCCTGTCCACGGCGGAGAAGCTGCGCGCGAAGCTGGCCGACTTCGGCATCGTCGGCGAGGTGGTGGAGATCCGCCCCGGCCCCGTCGTCACCATGTACGAGTTCCTGCCGGGCCCTGGCATCAAGGTGAGCAAGATTGCCGCGCTCGCCGACGACCTGGCCATGGCCATGGAGGCGATGCGCGTTCGCATCGTCGCCCCCATCCCCGGCAAGGGCGTGGTGGGCATCGAGGTGCCGAACAAGGACCGTGAGACCGTCTATCTCAAGGAGATCGCCGAGCAGGACGCGTTCCTCAAGGGTCCCAGCAAGCTGACCATGTGCGTGGGCAAGGACATCGAAGGCATGCCGTACGTCTTCGACCTGGCCAAGGCGCCGCACCTGCTCATCGCCGGCACCACCGGCTCGGGCAAGTCGGTGGCCGTCAACTCGATGATCATGAGCATCCTCCTGAAGTCGACGCCGGAGGAGGTCCGCTTCATCATGGTGGACCCGAAGATGCTGGAGCTCTCCGTGTACGAGGGCATCCCGCACCTGCTCTTGCCCGTGGTGACGGACCCGAAGAAGGCGGCGCTCGCGCTGCGCTGGGCCGTGGAGGAGATGGAGCGCCGCTACCAGATGCTGTCCGAGGCGGGCGTGCGCAACATCGCCGGCTACAACAAGCTGGTGGAGAGCTCCGCCTCCGAGGTGAAGGAGGTGCTCGCCGCCGCCGAGCCCGCGCCCAAGAAGTCCAAGCCCAAGAAGGTCCTGGTGGTGGACCTGGAGGGCGGCGAGCCCAAGCCCGCGGCCCAGGCGTCGGACGGGCTGGGCGTGGCCGCGCCGCGCGAGGACATGGAGGACCTGCGCGAGGCGCTGGTGTCCGCCGAGGACGAGGCCGCCCCGGAAGTGCCCGAGGTGGAGGCCGAGCCCGAGGACGACGACGCGGGCGCGCCGCTGGACGCCGCCGCGTCCAAGCCGGAGAAGAAGGAACTCAAGAAGCTGCCCTACATCGTGGTCATCATCGACGAGCTGGCGGACCTCATGATGGTCGCCAGCCGCGAGGTGGAGACATACGTGGCGCGCCTGGCGCAGATGGCTCGCGCGGCCGGCATCCACCTGATGGTCGCGACGCAGCGTCCCTCCACGGACGTCGTCACCGGCATCATCAAGGCGAACTTCCCCACACGCATCAGCTTCATGCTCCGCTCCAAGCCGGACTCCATGACGATTCTGGGCACGGTGGGCGCCGAGGCGCTGCTCGGCATGGGCGACATGCTCATCATGCCGCCCACGAGCGCGCACCTGCAGCGCGTGCACGGCGCCTTCGTGTCGGAGCAGGAAATCAAGAAGGCGGTGGACCACCTCAAGGCCCAGGGCAAGCCCGTCTTCGACGAGTCCATCCTCAAGCCGCGCGACGAGGACGTGGAGTCCGGCGGCGGCGAGGACGAGCTGTCCGACGAGCTGTACGACCAGGCCCTCGCCACGGTCAGCGAGATGCGCGCCGTCTCCATCTCCATGCTCCAGCGCAAGATGCGCATCGGCTACAACCGCGCCGCGCGCATGATTGAGCGCATGGAGCGAGACGGAGTCGTCGGCGCCGCCGATGGCGCCAAGCCCCGCGAGGTGCTCATCCGAGGGGTGGGCGACATGCCGGGCGCGGGCGCGATGTAG
- a CDS encoding antibiotic biosynthesis monooxygenase family protein gives MIVAISRFRASPEDAERLVARFQERGRRVDAHEGFLGLEVLRSFERSPELLLVTRWRDREAMRSYFQSEDFRRAKEASAEQEGATFAIYEVVGT, from the coding sequence ATGATTGTCGCCATCTCCCGCTTCCGAGCCTCCCCCGAGGACGCCGAGCGCCTGGTCGCCCGCTTCCAGGAGCGCGGGCGCAGGGTGGACGCGCACGAGGGGTTCCTGGGGCTGGAGGTGCTCCGCTCGTTCGAGCGCTCGCCGGAGCTGCTGCTGGTGACGCGCTGGCGGGACAGGGAGGCGATGCGGAGCTATTTCCAGTCGGAGGACTTCCGGAGGGCGAAGGAGGCCAGCGCCGAGCAGGAGGGGGCCACCTTCGCCATCTACGAGGTGGTGGGCACGTGA
- a CDS encoding THUMP domain-containing class I SAM-dependent RNA methyltransferase — protein MAERIALFATTTRGTEDLLADELKELGARRIRQDRGGVRFMASLDEALKVCLWSRISMRVLYPLGTFEAHGAQGLYDAARGVAWEEHLTPTTTFAVDATLKDSEHSHSGFVALKVKDAIVDRMRDVVGTRPDVNTKNPDVSVVAHLSRDTLSLSLDLCGEPLHRRGYRVRPTVAPLKETLAAAILRAARYTGDEALVDPMCGSGTLLIEAGMMARRRAPGLNRDFAVERWPELGARAKELLADMRADARRDERKVEVPLWGFDKDPEALDAAQRNVRAARLTEEITLAEGDATKLPPLPASSGLILTNPPYGDRIGTGGQKGMKSFYYKLGESLRVPGWRVWVLSGNPAFESAFHARPSARRDLMNGPIDCTLLGYRPSGGGGEDSEAPLRASHEPVDVASVRPEHEGEEDR, from the coding sequence ATGGCTGAACGCATCGCCCTATTCGCCACCACGACCCGAGGCACCGAGGACCTGCTCGCCGACGAGCTCAAGGAGCTCGGCGCGCGCCGCATCCGCCAGGACCGTGGCGGTGTGCGCTTCATGGCCTCGCTCGACGAGGCGCTGAAGGTCTGTCTCTGGTCCCGCATCTCCATGCGCGTGCTGTACCCGCTGGGCACCTTCGAGGCCCACGGCGCGCAAGGCCTGTATGACGCCGCCCGCGGCGTCGCCTGGGAGGAGCACCTGACGCCCACCACGACGTTCGCGGTGGACGCGACGCTCAAGGACAGCGAGCACAGCCACTCGGGCTTCGTCGCGCTGAAGGTGAAGGACGCCATCGTCGACCGCATGCGCGACGTGGTGGGCACGCGGCCGGACGTGAATACGAAGAACCCGGACGTGAGCGTGGTGGCGCACCTGTCGCGCGACACGCTGTCGCTCTCGTTGGACCTGTGCGGCGAGCCGCTGCACCGCCGTGGCTACCGCGTGCGGCCCACCGTGGCGCCCCTCAAGGAGACGCTGGCCGCCGCCATCCTGCGCGCCGCGCGCTACACGGGCGACGAGGCGCTGGTGGACCCGATGTGCGGCTCGGGCACGCTGCTGATCGAGGCGGGCATGATGGCCCGTCGGCGCGCGCCCGGACTCAATCGCGACTTCGCGGTGGAGCGCTGGCCGGAGCTGGGAGCGCGGGCGAAGGAGCTGCTCGCGGACATGCGCGCGGATGCCCGGCGCGACGAGCGCAAGGTGGAGGTTCCGCTCTGGGGCTTCGACAAGGACCCGGAGGCCCTCGATGCCGCGCAGCGCAACGTGCGCGCGGCCCGGCTGACCGAGGAAATCACCCTGGCCGAGGGCGACGCGACGAAGCTGCCGCCGCTGCCGGCCTCCAGTGGCCTCATCCTCACCAACCCGCCCTACGGAGACCGCATCGGCACGGGCGGACAGAAGGGCATGAAGAGCTTCTATTACAAGCTGGGGGAGTCCTTGCGCGTGCCCGGCTGGCGCGTCTGGGTGCTCAGCGGCAACCCGGCCTTCGAGAGCGCCTTCCACGCGCGTCCGTCGGCGCGCAGGGACTTGATGAACGGCCCCATCGACTGCACGCTGCTCGGCTACCGGCCCTCGGGGGGCGGCGGCGAGGACTCAGAAGCGCCGCTCCGTGCGTCGCATGAGCCGGTGGATGTTGCTTCGGTGCGTCCAGAGCATGAGGGCGAAGAGGACCGCTGA